The Dromaius novaehollandiae isolate bDroNov1 chromosome 5, bDroNov1.hap1, whole genome shotgun sequence genome window below encodes:
- the SYNJ2BP gene encoding synaptojanin-2-binding protein, with protein MNGSVAGGGLAEEEISLTRGPSGLGFNIVGGTDQQYISNDSSIYVSRIKKDGAAYLDGRLQEGDKILAVNGRDLKDLRHKDAVELFRNAGYDVSLKIQRRLQPQNGPVSHRGDGESGGLPLAAILVPGLALAVAAVWIVLRYRQRM; from the exons atgaACGGCAGCGTGGCGGGCGGCGGCCTGGCGGAGGAGGAGATCAGCCTCACGCGGGGGCCCTCAG GGCTGGGCTTCAACATTGTTGGTGGGACAGATCAGCAGTACATTTCCAATGACAGCAGCATCTATGTCAGCCGGATCAAAAAGGATGGGGCAGCTTACCTTGATGGCCGATTACAAGAAGGAGATAAGATTTTAGCG gTCAATGGCAGAGACTTGAAAGATTTACGGCACAAGGATGCTGTGGAACTGTTCAGGAATGCAGGCTATGATGTGTCTCTGAAAATTCAGCGCAGG TTGCAGCCACAAAATGGCCCGGTGAGTCATCGAGGTGATGGAGAATCAGGTGGGCTTCCTCTAGCAGCCATTCTTGTGCCAGGCCTGGCGCTTGCCGTGGCAGCAGTCTGGATCGTGCTGAGGTATCGACAGCGGATGTGA
- the ADAM20 gene encoding LOW QUALITY PROTEIN: disintegrin and metalloproteinase domain-containing protein 20 (The sequence of the model RefSeq protein was modified relative to this genomic sequence to represent the inferred CDS: deleted 1 base in 1 codon) encodes MGVLLWLLVLLGLAGSPAAQEDVPGSLRVAATEVTVPRRLSPRAGQDPLALSYQLELEGRLRVLHLRSQRRLVSQFFTVVSYGEDGTRWDDQPFVQEDCLYQGEVQGSPGSLVALSTCWGGLRGVLWVEDSTYEIEPVPDDPAFRHVLYRMEEAADPTGPTCGLTQQELWRQKTLLPQLQVAQVEEEEEEDTLQGWWTHTRYVKLVVVVDQVRFVKSGENESEVVKQVMDIINIGDSLYDQLSVQLYLLGLEIWTKGNLINITNSVSKTLADFNKWRKTNLSPRMRHDTAHLFAFQSFGKSLGLAYLSSICNDQWSSAVESFTNRKLSGLIVTFAHELGHNLGMQHDEAGCKCRRKKCIMYESEANTDAFSDCSYRYYFDLLGSGANCLRQPPVPGSFYSTKHECCGNEVVENGEQCDCGSESNCRRDPCCHPNCTFTQGSACASGECCKGCQVLPAGTLCRASVGDCDLPEYCNGTSPWCQPDVYLQDGARCEDGAYCYQGKCSSHSKQCKHLFGKKARAAPSDCFRTLNTRGDRFGNCGIQNNIQFIKCKIENILCGRIQCENIHKLPYLRNHITIIQTPVGDKKCWGIDYHVGMPTADMGAVDDGTSCGSDMLCINRTCTNVSLLNYDCNVTKCHNRGVCNNRKNCHCDYGWAPPYCELEGLGGSIDSGPPPARDIFHRAKIGVTFLGLVVLCVLGATLIKCYKQEIAGWFRRITARLHSKTQQLLQVLEILAVPKREHLLVSPSPAQSTY; translated from the exons ATGGgggtgctgctgtggctgctggtgctgctgggccTGGCGGGGAGCCCTGCTGCCCAGGAGGACGTGCCCGGGTCGCTGCGCGTCGCTGCCACGGAGGTGACGGTGCCGCGGCGCCTGAGCCCCCGGGCCGGCCAGGACCCCCTGGCCCTCTCCtaccagctggagctggaggggCGGCTGCGGGTCCTGCACCTGCGGTCCCAGAGGCGGCTGGTCTCCCAGTTCTTCACTGTGGTCAGCTACGGGGAGGATGGGACCCGCTGGGACGACCAGCCCTTCGTGCAGGAGGACTGCCTCTACCAGGGCGAGGTGCAGGGCAGCCCTGGCTCCCTGGTGGCTCTCAGCACCTGCTGGGGGGGACTccgtggggtgctgtgggtggaGGACAGCACCTATGAGATCGAGCCTGTCCCTGATGATCCAGCCTTTCGGCATGTCCTCTACCGCATGGAAGAGGCTGCTGACCCTACAGGCCCCACCTGCGGACTGACTCAGCAGGAGCTGTGGCGCCAAAAGACCTTGTTGCCCCAGCTCCAGGTTGcccaggtggaggaggaggaggaggaggacacgCTGCAGGGTTGGTGGACGCACACCAGGTATGTGAAGCTCGTGGTGGTTGTGGACCAAGTGCGGTTTGTGAAGTCAGGTGAGAACGAATCTGAAGTCGTCAAGCAAGTCATGGACATCATCAATATTGGGGATTCTCTATATGATCAACTTTCTGTTCAGCTGTATCTTCTGGGGCTGGAGATCTGGACCAAAGGTAATCTTATAAATATTACTAACTCTGTAAGCAAGACACTTGCAGACTTTAACAAATGGAGAAAGACAAATCTGTCTCCACGGATGCGCCATGATACTGCTCACTTATTTGCATTTCAGAGCTTTGGAAAGAGTTTGGGATTGGCATATCTGTCATCCATATGTAATGACCAGTGGTCATCAGCAGTTGAGTCCTTCACTAACAGGAAACTGTCTGGACTTATTGTCACATTTGCCCATGAGCTAGGCCATAATCTTGGAATGCAACATGATGAAGCAGGCTGTAAATGTAGACGGAAGAAATGTATTATGTATGAAAGTGAGGCCAACACTGATGCATTCAGTGACTGCAGTTACAGATACTACTTTGACTTGCTTGGGAGTGGTGCAAATTGTTTGCGTCAACCACCAGTACCTGGCAGTTTCTACAGCACGAAGCATGAATGTTGTGGGAATGAGGTAGTAGAAAATGGAGAGCAATGTGACTGTGGCTCAGAATCAAACTGCAGAAGGGACCCTTGTTGCCACCCTAACTGTACATTTACTCAAGGCTCAGCTTGTGCATCTGGAGAATGCTGCAAGGGTTGTCAGGTCCTTCCAGCAGGAACACTCTGCAGAGCAAGTGTGGGCGACTGTGATCTGCCAGAGTATTGCAATGGGACTTCCCCCTGGTGCCAGCCAGATGTGTACTTGCAAGATGGAGCCCGATGCGAGGACGGTGCCTACTGCTACCAAGGAAAATGTTCTTCCCACAGTAAACAATGCAAGCATCTCTTTGGCAAAAAAGCCAGGGCTGCTCCTTCAGATTGCTTCAGAACACTAAATACTCGAGGTGACCGGTTTGGAAATTGTGGTATTCAGAACAATATTCAatttataaaatgcaaaattGAGAATATCTTATGTGGTAGGATCCAGTGTGAAAACATACACAAATTGCCATATTTGCGCAACCACATAACCATAATCCAAACTCCTGTTGGAGATAAAAAGTGTTGGGGTATTGACTATCATGTAGGGATGCCTACAGCTGATATGGGGGCTGTGGATGATGGCACATCATGTGGTAGTGATATGCTTTGTATCAACAGGACATGTACCAATGTGTCACTGCTGAACTATGACTGTAATGTGACAAAGTGCCACAACAGAGGAGTGTGCAACAATCGTAAGAACTGTCACTGCGACTATGGCTGGGCTCCTCCATATTGTGAACTGGAAGGCCTTGGAGGTAGCATTGACAGTGGACCTCCTCCAGCCAGGGATATTTTTCATAGAGCAAAAATAGGAGTAACATTCCTTGGCCTTGTTGTTCTCTGTGTCCTCGGAGCTACCCTTATCAAATGTTATAAACAGGAAATAGCAGGATGGTTTAGGAGGATAACAGCTCGATTACACAGC AAAACCCAGCAGTTGCTCCAAGTGCTGGAAATCCTAGCAGTTCCTAAAAGAGAACACCTGCTGGTGAGTCCAAGTCCAGCACAGAGCACTTACTGA